A section of the Rossellomorea marisflavi genome encodes:
- the pilM gene encoding type IV pilus biogenesis protein PilM has product MLSNLFVKKKNRISLVISNDWVRYAEVKSTSPLYIQRHGEKRLPEGTISNGKILEPAILRSFMEQCVEEWGIARQHVQFLVPNTQMIVRRVMIPADVQDDEVESHLFMELGTSIHLPFEHPLYDAVVAGMKDGKKEVILIAAEEKTVLDYQDLLELSSLKPVAADISPLALYRYLHLLQLTDGNDHEMVLFFHEGSIAVSVFHRHQPVFFRNISLSGNSDVMDPIQSDEILKEVEKVISFYRYTLHDDGTMITKLFVGGEHILSESYQTMLADRLEVPSRYIASEAKSAHTGEPVPARFLLPVGLGLKEVR; this is encoded by the coding sequence ATGCTATCCAATCTGTTCGTGAAGAAGAAAAATAGAATTTCCCTTGTCATCAGCAACGACTGGGTGCGCTATGCAGAGGTTAAAAGCACGTCCCCCCTCTATATCCAACGGCACGGGGAGAAGCGCCTTCCCGAGGGAACCATTTCAAACGGGAAGATCCTTGAGCCGGCAATCCTGCGCTCGTTCATGGAGCAGTGCGTGGAGGAGTGGGGAATTGCAAGGCAGCACGTCCAGTTCCTCGTTCCGAACACCCAGATGATCGTCAGGCGTGTGATGATCCCGGCCGATGTACAGGATGATGAGGTGGAAAGCCATTTGTTCATGGAGCTCGGGACCAGTATTCATCTCCCGTTCGAACATCCCCTTTACGACGCCGTTGTCGCGGGGATGAAGGACGGGAAGAAGGAAGTGATTCTCATTGCAGCAGAGGAGAAGACGGTCCTCGACTATCAGGATCTTCTTGAACTCTCTTCCCTCAAGCCGGTGGCAGCGGATATTTCCCCCCTTGCCCTGTACCGCTATCTTCATTTGCTTCAGCTGACCGATGGGAACGACCATGAGATGGTCCTTTTCTTCCATGAAGGGTCCATCGCGGTTTCCGTCTTCCATCGCCATCAACCCGTGTTTTTCAGGAATATTTCCCTAAGTGGGAATAGTGATGTGATGGATCCCATCCAGTCGGATGAAATCTTGAAGGAAGTGGAAAAGGTGATCAGCTTCTACCGATACACCCTCCACGATGACGGGACGATGATCACGAAGCTGTTCGTAGGAGGAGAGCATATCCTCTCTGAATCCTATCAGACGATGCTTGCCGACCGGTTGGAAGTCCCATCAAGGTACATCGCGAGTGAAGCGAAATCTGCCCATACGGGTGAGCCC
- a CDS encoding prepilin peptidase, with product MIILLFLYGLILGSFYNVVGLRVPLKTSIVTPGSSCPSCGHRLTARELIPVLSYLIQRGKCSQCKEGISPLYPLMEFATGALFAFAYYLYGWQPELLVTLTLVSLFMIITVSDLAYMLIPDRILVFFALMFILERLFIPLDLWWDSLLGAAAGFALLLVIAVISRGGMGGGDIKLFAVIGFVLGAKGMLLAFFLATLFGAVFGIIGLAAGFYKRGKPIAFGPYIVVGTLVSVFYGRQVLLWYSSLFI from the coding sequence ATGATCATCCTTCTATTCCTATACGGCCTCATCCTAGGTTCCTTCTACAACGTGGTCGGTCTCAGGGTGCCGTTGAAAACGTCCATCGTCACTCCAGGGTCATCATGCCCCTCCTGCGGCCACCGGCTGACGGCCAGGGAATTGATTCCCGTTCTATCGTATCTCATTCAAAGGGGGAAGTGCTCTCAATGCAAAGAGGGCATTTCTCCGCTTTATCCGTTAATGGAATTTGCGACGGGCGCGCTCTTTGCCTTTGCGTATTACCTATACGGTTGGCAGCCGGAGCTGCTTGTCACCCTCACCCTTGTTTCCCTATTCATGATTATTACGGTCAGTGATCTCGCGTATATGCTCATCCCCGATAGAATCCTCGTATTTTTTGCCCTGATGTTCATACTGGAACGTTTGTTCATTCCCCTTGATCTGTGGTGGGACAGCCTTCTTGGAGCTGCGGCCGGTTTTGCCCTCCTGCTGGTCATCGCTGTCATCAGCAGGGGAGGGATGGGCGGTGGAGATATCAAGCTCTTTGCCGTCATCGGATTTGTCCTCGGCGCCAAAGGGATGCTCCTCGCCTTTTTCCTGGCCACCTTGTTCGGGGCGGTATTCGGGATCATCGGCCTTGCCGCAGGCTTTTATAAGAGGGGCAAACCCATCGCATTCGGTCCGTACATCGTCGTCGGCACACTGGTGAGCGTGTTTTATGGCCGCCAGGTACTGCTTTGGTATTCGTCTTTATTCATCTAA
- a CDS encoding prepilin-type N-terminal cleavage/methylation domain-containing protein, with product MLKKLRQRLKNERGLTLIELLAVVVILGIIAAIAIPSIGGLIDNSKKDAHVANAKQMVSSAKLAVAADESLRPVAGTPKTVTLKQLEDGGYIDTLKDPDGDSTDANGYKRATSLVEITAPAANSGSTEKFTYKVTLKGSKRSINDKALDEVKRSAVE from the coding sequence ATGTTAAAGAAATTGCGTCAACGTTTGAAAAATGAGCGCGGCCTCACCCTTATCGAGCTTCTAGCCGTAGTCGTCATCCTCGGCATCATCGCGGCCATCGCGATCCCGAGCATCGGCGGATTGATCGACAACTCGAAGAAAGATGCCCATGTGGCGAATGCGAAGCAGATGGTGAGTTCGGCGAAGTTGGCTGTTGCTGCGGATGAATCATTGAGACCGGTAGCAGGGACGCCAAAAACAGTAACACTCAAACAATTAGAAGATGGCGGATATATTGATACATTAAAAGATCCTGATGGGGACAGTACAGATGCTAATGGCTATAAAAGGGCAACTTCACTAGTTGAAATTACTGCTCCCGCAGCAAATTCAGGAAGTACTGAAAAATTCACTTACAAAGTTACTTTAAAAGGATCAAAGAGATCAATTAATGATAAAGCACTAGATGAAGTAAAGCGTAGTGCTGTAGAGTAA
- a CDS encoding type II secretion system F family protein: MARFKYTGRDRSGPKNGVVTASNKREALLQLKKLEVRVIGIDELPETLLTKDLAIGNPVKLRHLLIFLRQFATLLQAGVTVVDATHILSRQTESKPLSRALGEVEENLRGGHPLSEALGKHGRIFEPLLINMVRAGEASGSLDETLDGLATHYEKQHATRQKIVSALTYPAVVAVLALGVVIYLLTSVVPTFVDMFIDFGGELPAITKFVISASEFMQRFWYILIGLIFLLILGIALLRKNKETKYHLDYVILRLPIFGKMLQKAVLARMTRTLSSLFSSSVPILQALSIVERVVENEVVAKVISQSRRALEEGSSLTEPMKAHWAFPPLVTQMIAIGEETGALDTMLDKVADFYEKEVESATDRLKSLIEPLMIVVLAGVVGTIVIAIMVPMFEIFNSVQNY, from the coding sequence ATGGCGAGGTTCAAATATACGGGCCGCGACCGCTCGGGTCCTAAGAACGGTGTCGTCACGGCGTCAAACAAGCGGGAGGCCCTCCTGCAGCTGAAAAAGCTCGAGGTGAGGGTGATCGGGATCGACGAGCTCCCGGAGACTCTCCTGACCAAGGATCTGGCCATCGGGAATCCGGTCAAGCTTCGCCACCTCCTCATCTTCCTGCGGCAATTCGCCACCTTGCTCCAGGCGGGAGTGACCGTCGTGGATGCGACCCACATCCTTTCGCGCCAGACGGAGAGCAAGCCACTGTCAAGGGCACTGGGTGAGGTGGAAGAGAACCTCAGGGGAGGACATCCCCTCTCAGAAGCCCTCGGGAAGCATGGGAGGATCTTTGAGCCCCTCCTCATCAATATGGTGAGGGCGGGGGAGGCGTCGGGGAGCCTCGATGAAACTCTTGACGGACTGGCCACGCACTACGAGAAACAGCATGCCACGAGACAGAAGATCGTATCGGCCCTTACCTATCCGGCCGTCGTCGCCGTCCTTGCCCTCGGTGTCGTCATCTATCTCCTGACCTCCGTCGTCCCGACCTTTGTCGACATGTTCATCGACTTCGGGGGAGAGCTGCCGGCCATCACCAAATTTGTCATCTCCGCCAGCGAATTCATGCAGCGGTTCTGGTACATCCTGATCGGTCTCATATTCCTTCTTATCCTGGGTATTGCCCTGTTGAGAAAGAATAAGGAAACGAAGTACCATCTCGACTACGTGATCCTCAGGCTGCCCATATTCGGGAAGATGCTCCAAAAAGCCGTCCTTGCCAGGATGACACGGACCCTGAGCTCCCTATTCTCAAGCTCGGTCCCCATACTCCAGGCGCTGTCGATCGTGGAGCGGGTCGTCGAGAATGAAGTGGTGGCAAAGGTCATCTCGCAATCGAGGAGGGCATTGGAAGAAGGGTCATCCCTTACAGAGCCCATGAAGGCCCACTGGGCATTCCCTCCCCTCGTCACGCAGATGATTGCCATCGGTGAAGAGACAGGGGCCCTCGATACGATGCTTGATAAGGTCGCCGACTTCTATGAAAAAGAAGTCGAAAGTGCCACGGACCGCCTTAAATCCTTGATTGAACCCCTCATGATCGTCGTACTGGCCGGAGTGGTCGGGACTATTGTCATAGCGATCATGGTTCCGATGTTTGAAATCTTCAACAGTGTGCAAAACTATTAA
- a CDS encoding type IV pilus twitching motility protein PilT, translated as MKDKIDALLRSAYELGASDIHLTVGAPPVFRIHGDLKRYGKDALSPETTEGMAKALIAPPMYTSFEEAGELDFSYGIPGVSRFRINAFRQRSCVSLAIRVIPTSIPTMEDLFLPHALKGIAGRPQGLFLVTGPTGSGKSTTLASIIDHMNRTMRKHIITLEDPIEYLHRHGSSIIDQREVGFDTGSFSRGLRSALRQDPDIILVGEMRDLETIHTAITAAETGHLVLATLHTSSAPATIERIVDVFPPEQQAQIRVQLASVLTGILSQRLFPTVDRKGRRAATELLLNNAAVANLIRSEKVHQIQNVMQTSRASGMHLMSDSVQGLYEAGIVSKEMALPYIREGA; from the coding sequence ATGAAAGATAAAATAGATGCGCTCCTCAGAAGCGCGTATGAACTCGGGGCCTCGGACATCCACCTGACCGTCGGGGCGCCGCCGGTATTCCGCATCCACGGGGACCTGAAACGGTACGGGAAGGATGCCCTCTCCCCGGAAACGACCGAGGGGATGGCCAAAGCCTTGATCGCCCCGCCCATGTATACGAGCTTTGAAGAAGCAGGCGAACTTGATTTCTCATATGGCATCCCAGGTGTATCCCGGTTCAGGATCAATGCTTTCCGGCAGCGCTCCTGCGTGTCCCTGGCCATCCGGGTGATTCCGACATCGATTCCGACAATGGAGGACCTGTTCCTTCCCCATGCGCTGAAAGGGATCGCCGGAAGGCCCCAGGGCCTCTTCCTCGTGACGGGACCGACGGGCAGCGGGAAATCGACGACCCTAGCTTCCATCATCGATCATATGAACAGGACGATGAGGAAGCATATCATCACCCTGGAGGACCCCATCGAGTATCTTCACCGCCACGGCAGTTCCATCATCGATCAGCGGGAGGTCGGATTTGATACGGGTTCTTTTTCCAGAGGATTGAGGAGCGCTCTGAGGCAGGACCCCGACATCATCCTTGTGGGGGAAATGAGGGACCTTGAAACGATCCATACGGCCATCACGGCTGCGGAGACGGGTCACCTCGTGCTGGCGACCCTTCATACCTCCAGTGCGCCGGCAACCATCGAGCGCATCGTGGACGTGTTCCCGCCTGAGCAACAGGCACAGATCCGCGTCCAGCTTGCGTCCGTCCTGACGGGCATCCTTTCGCAGCGCCTGTTCCCGACCGTGGACCGGAAAGGCCGCCGAGCTGCGACGGAGCTTCTGTTGAATAATGCGGCAGTGGCCAACCTCATCCGTTCGGAGAAAGTGCATCAAATCCAAAACGTCATGCAGACGTCGCGGGCTTCGGGCATGCATCTTATGAGCGACAGCGTCCAGGGACTGTACGAGGCGGGGATCGTCTCCAAGGAAATGGCGCTGCCCTATATCCGGGAGGGGGCGTAG
- a CDS encoding GspE/PulE family protein: MTTTRKRLGDLLVEAGIISEEQLQETLADKVKGQKTGDALLQKGFITEQQLIEVLEFQLGIPHVSLYRYPFEANLFHLIPKETAKRTLMIPLKTEGDRLFVAMNDPLDFYAIEDLRLATGFKIEPAIATKDDILKVINKYYDLEEGFEELFREEQVQVDEPSVTDAESPIVRLVNQILSNAVTQKASDIHIDPQETKVAIRFRVDGILRTERNLPKHMQSMLLARLKIMANLDITEFRVPQDGRMKANVDVHPIDLRVSTLPTVYGEKIVLRLLDLGSQLNDLQKLGFNKVNHQRFMNLIKQPTGIVLITGPTGSGKSSTLYAALNHLNSEEVNIITVEDPVEYQLEGINQISVNHQVGLTFAKGLRAILRQDPNVIMVGEIRDKETVEVSIRASLTGHLVLSTLHTNDSISTITRLLDMGVEPFLVASSLSGVVAQRLIRRVCRDCKEVVPATAREIGIFAKRGMKIETITRGTGCSSCNMTGYKGRIAIHEILMMNEEMKKVILNDEPISKLRELAVRNKTIFLVDDGLLKVKQGLTTTEEVLRVSIAE, from the coding sequence ATGACGACAACCCGGAAAAGGCTTGGGGATCTCCTGGTCGAAGCGGGGATCATCTCTGAAGAGCAGCTTCAGGAAACGCTTGCCGACAAAGTGAAGGGTCAGAAGACGGGAGATGCCCTCCTACAGAAAGGCTTCATCACGGAGCAGCAGCTCATCGAAGTGCTGGAGTTTCAGCTCGGTATTCCCCACGTCAGCCTGTATCGCTATCCGTTCGAGGCGAACCTGTTTCACCTGATCCCGAAGGAGACGGCCAAAAGGACGCTGATGATTCCGCTCAAGACAGAGGGGGACCGCCTGTTTGTGGCCATGAATGACCCCCTTGATTTCTACGCCATTGAAGATTTGCGATTAGCGACAGGTTTTAAAATCGAGCCGGCGATCGCGACGAAGGATGATATCCTCAAGGTCATCAATAAATATTATGACCTTGAAGAAGGGTTCGAAGAGCTTTTCCGTGAGGAGCAGGTGCAGGTCGATGAGCCGTCCGTGACCGATGCGGAGTCGCCCATCGTGCGCCTGGTGAATCAGATCCTCTCCAATGCGGTGACGCAAAAGGCGAGTGATATCCATATTGATCCACAGGAAACCAAGGTGGCGATCCGCTTCAGGGTCGACGGCATCCTCCGGACAGAGCGGAATCTTCCCAAGCATATGCAGAGCATGCTCCTTGCCCGCTTGAAGATCATGGCCAACCTCGATATCACGGAGTTCAGGGTTCCACAAGACGGCAGGATGAAGGCGAATGTCGATGTCCACCCAATCGATCTCAGGGTTTCCACCCTCCCGACCGTTTATGGTGAGAAAATCGTCCTTCGACTCCTTGATCTCGGCTCGCAGCTCAATGACCTACAAAAGCTCGGCTTCAATAAAGTGAATCACCAGCGGTTCATGAATCTGATCAAACAGCCTACGGGCATCGTCCTCATCACGGGGCCGACTGGGTCGGGGAAATCATCGACCCTCTATGCGGCACTCAATCATCTTAACAGTGAAGAAGTGAACATCATCACCGTGGAAGATCCCGTCGAGTACCAGCTTGAAGGTATCAATCAGATATCTGTGAACCATCAGGTCGGCCTGACGTTCGCGAAGGGGCTCAGGGCGATCCTACGCCAGGATCCCAATGTGATCATGGTAGGGGAAATCCGTGACAAAGAAACGGTCGAAGTATCGATCCGCGCATCCCTCACGGGGCATCTCGTCCTGAGCACCCTTCATACGAATGATTCGATCTCCACCATCACCCGTCTTCTCGACATGGGGGTGGAGCCGTTCCTTGTCGCGTCTTCCCTGAGCGGAGTCGTCGCACAGCGGTTGATCCGCAGAGTCTGCCGGGACTGCAAGGAGGTCGTACCGGCCACTGCCCGAGAAATCGGGATCTTCGCCAAAAGGGGTATGAAGATCGAGACCATCACCCGTGGAACCGGATGCTCCTCCTGTAATATGACGGGGTACAAGGGGAGGATCGCGATCCATGAAATTCTCATGATGAATGAAGAAATGAAGAAAGTCATCCTGAACGACGAGCCGATTTCGAAACTGCGGGAGCTCGCCGTACGCAACAAAACCATATTCCTTGTGGATGATGGACTTTTGAAGGTGAAACAGGGATTGACGACAACGGAAGAAGTGTTACGAGTTTCAATAGCAGAGTAG
- a CDS encoding VanW family protein — translation MKNRRLIQLLAPMFIMTVLYVGVSQLGVFLYEKITSVSFIQNAEAASVDLSGKTRKQAVKLLETKVESWKGEQEIMLSFDGRDVLLDSDAIAFHFKESVGALKEQGNSPLIVSVDEAGLKGFIEEQFPGYHLDQFPGLQKEIMAATSMLKVEGTIDLDEYFEGEENVFYAGELDKVDVTPGLSAFVDANPVIDIPANARFSFLEFLDSNGSSVSSPDDLGPVASLLYELILHTDLAIAERNISTVLPPYATLGLEARVNPVTGQDLVFMNARDSAYTVTFSLHDNTLKAQISGMASPYEYKVRTTGKKEYPPRVVKQFSAFIPQGVLATTQEGKKGRLITVYRDKYSSDGDVIDEERVSEDFYAPTNRVEIWPLNTAETDVTLSDEVSVQDQENEDGSSETDSEGSTEAIREDSPEIEGDTDAASGEEESTMDEQQSTDDNKNGTTDKKHSSDVKTAPKKKKEEK, via the coding sequence ATGAAAAATCGGCGCCTGATCCAATTATTGGCACCTATGTTCATCATGACCGTTTTATACGTCGGTGTATCGCAGCTCGGTGTTTTCCTTTATGAAAAAATAACCTCGGTTTCGTTCATACAAAACGCAGAGGCAGCATCGGTGGACCTGTCGGGGAAAACAAGGAAGCAGGCCGTAAAGCTTCTTGAAACGAAGGTCGAGTCGTGGAAGGGGGAGCAGGAAATCATGCTCTCATTCGATGGCCGGGACGTCCTTCTGGATTCCGATGCCATCGCATTCCATTTCAAAGAATCTGTCGGGGCACTGAAGGAACAGGGGAATTCTCCATTAATCGTTTCCGTCGATGAAGCCGGGTTGAAAGGCTTCATCGAAGAACAATTCCCAGGATATCACCTGGATCAGTTCCCGGGACTTCAGAAAGAAATCATGGCTGCCACGTCCATGCTGAAGGTGGAGGGAACGATCGATCTGGATGAGTACTTCGAAGGGGAAGAAAATGTCTTCTACGCAGGGGAGCTCGATAAGGTCGATGTCACTCCGGGGCTTTCAGCGTTCGTTGACGCCAATCCTGTGATCGATATCCCTGCGAATGCACGATTTTCGTTCCTGGAGTTTCTCGATTCAAATGGTTCTTCAGTGAGTTCTCCCGACGATCTCGGTCCGGTCGCTTCCTTGCTGTACGAGCTGATTTTGCACACAGACCTGGCGATTGCCGAGCGCAATATCTCCACAGTTCTTCCGCCTTATGCAACCCTCGGTCTTGAAGCGAGGGTGAATCCTGTCACAGGACAGGATCTCGTATTCATGAATGCACGTGATTCAGCTTATACGGTGACCTTCTCCCTCCATGACAATACGTTGAAGGCACAGATTTCCGGCATGGCGAGCCCGTATGAATACAAGGTGAGGACGACCGGGAAGAAGGAATATCCTCCGCGCGTCGTGAAGCAGTTCAGCGCCTTCATCCCCCAGGGGGTCCTTGCGACCACACAGGAAGGCAAGAAGGGACGGCTGATCACCGTCTACCGGGATAAGTATTCTTCCGACGGAGATGTGATCGATGAAGAGCGAGTCAGTGAAGATTTTTACGCACCGACAAATCGCGTGGAAATCTGGCCGCTTAACACCGCTGAAACGGATGTAACCCTATCGGACGAGGTATCCGTCCAGGATCAGGAAAATGAAGATGGAAGCAGTGAAACGGACAGTGAAGGAAGCACGGAAGCCATCCGGGAAGATTCCCCCGAGATTGAAGGGGATACAGACGCCGCTTCCGGTGAGGAAGAAAGCACAATGGATGAGCAGCAATCAACAGACGATAACAAAAATGGAACAACGGATAAGAAGCATTCATCCGATGTGAAAACCGCCCCGAAAAAGAAAAAGGAAGAAAAGTGA
- a CDS encoding PRC-barrel domain-containing protein, producing MKKSTEIQSLPIINISDGSEIGKVRSLVVNPEKGSVDFLTVEHEDWQISVRAIPFKKVVGIGEYAVTVEHENAVIDLNEIPIANSLVNKKIRVTDARLMTRKGQMIGEIVEFHVDDESGAIRTLEVKSKSDTYYLDSPHVLTWGKDIVIVKEDAAEYFRETLVEVEVEVKDISTPQEVVVMQEPVVMQEAAATQADGLKDIENRQMELLVGRQTADDIFSLEGELLIPKGAELTRTNIQSVKEAGPSVFVELTMNIR from the coding sequence ATGAAAAAGAGTACTGAAATCCAATCCCTACCCATCATCAACATTTCGGACGGCAGTGAAATCGGGAAGGTCCGCTCCCTTGTTGTCAACCCTGAGAAAGGATCAGTCGATTTCCTGACAGTGGAGCATGAAGACTGGCAGATCAGCGTAAGGGCGATCCCGTTCAAAAAGGTCGTGGGGATCGGTGAATACGCCGTCACAGTGGAACATGAGAATGCCGTCATCGACCTGAATGAAATCCCCATTGCCAACTCCCTTGTGAACAAAAAGATCCGGGTGACAGATGCCCGCCTCATGACGAGGAAGGGACAGATGATCGGTGAAATCGTCGAGTTCCATGTGGACGATGAGAGCGGCGCGATCCGGACCCTCGAAGTGAAAAGTAAGAGTGACACGTACTATCTGGACTCCCCTCATGTGCTGACGTGGGGAAAGGATATCGTCATCGTGAAAGAGGATGCTGCCGAGTACTTCCGGGAAACCCTCGTAGAAGTGGAAGTGGAAGTGAAAGACATTTCGACGCCGCAGGAAGTCGTTGTCATGCAGGAACCGGTTGTCATGCAGGAAGCAGCTGCCACGCAGGCTGACGGGCTGAAGGACATCGAAAACAGGCAAATGGAACTTCTCGTCGGAAGACAGACGGCAGATGATATATTCAGTCTCGAAGGGGAACTGCTCATACCGAAGGGTGCGGAGCTGACCCGGACGAACATCCAATCGGTCAAGGAAGCGGGTCCATCCGTCTTTGTTGAATTGACCATGAACATCAGATAA
- a CDS encoding sensor domain-containing diguanylate cyclase, with amino-acid sequence MSKKVLFVIIWLAVVPAGLYFTYIHYPPENVEGNEATLVSLVVFSTVILLLPIVVNGTMIFLFQWVALAAFIQFGLFIEILLMQLSVIPFVFRLRVAKQDWHRIPLNSTMFFLVSFFSGLLFYEVGGVVGSMGLETLIIPIFFYQVASVLINQILLFSYLKYIAKASIPFYSKDFIWDGISNLIMMPIALSFYYLTFQIGGYASLLIGVPFISLVIIMKLYNSSEKINLYLQKAGEIGHQLTERLKVSEVLDIFIEKITSTLPVEYAYILDCYDPDLVLIRRVENGRRMPNDLPPLKKGEGISGRVWDSGESMLFTSKKEWQDIAQGYMPENVESVLCVPIVRNQKVRGILLLATSKKKAYEKMQLMIVDILCSYFGVAMENARHHEMTKHNSERCALTDLYNYRYFEDLLALEFNYLESGQRRCLSLIMLDLDHFKTINDTYGHQGGNEILKGLSNHLVELIGVAGTVARYGGEEFVILLPDVENQEAFQIAEKVRRHIADTPFLLHDSLNGQDRRKMVRITASIGVATAPVDADDPLALIRHADRALYTGAKQLGRNRVAQYVK; translated from the coding sequence TTGAGTAAAAAAGTATTATTTGTGATCATTTGGCTTGCTGTTGTACCAGCAGGCTTATATTTCACCTATATTCATTATCCACCTGAGAATGTAGAAGGAAATGAAGCAACACTCGTTAGTCTTGTTGTATTTTCTACTGTCATCCTTTTATTGCCGATTGTTGTAAATGGTACGATGATTTTCCTTTTTCAGTGGGTTGCCTTAGCCGCATTCATTCAATTCGGGCTTTTTATAGAAATTTTACTCATGCAACTGTCGGTCATCCCTTTTGTATTCCGGTTAAGAGTGGCAAAACAGGATTGGCACCGGATACCGTTGAATTCCACGATGTTCTTCCTTGTATCTTTTTTCAGTGGCCTTCTTTTCTATGAAGTAGGCGGGGTCGTCGGTTCAATGGGTTTAGAGACCCTTATTATCCCAATCTTTTTCTATCAAGTAGCTTCTGTACTTATTAACCAGATCCTCCTGTTTAGCTATTTGAAATACATAGCCAAAGCATCGATCCCATTCTATAGCAAAGACTTTATATGGGATGGCATTTCTAACCTCATCATGATGCCTATTGCTCTCTCTTTTTACTATCTTACCTTCCAAATTGGGGGATATGCTTCTCTCTTAATTGGAGTCCCGTTCATAAGTCTTGTCATCATCATGAAGCTGTATAATTCTTCTGAAAAAATCAATCTCTATTTACAAAAAGCCGGTGAAATTGGTCACCAGCTCACGGAGAGGCTTAAGGTGAGTGAAGTATTGGATATCTTCATCGAGAAAATAACCTCTACGCTCCCTGTCGAGTATGCATACATCCTCGATTGCTATGACCCGGATCTCGTTTTGATCCGAAGGGTGGAAAATGGCCGGCGCATGCCGAATGATCTGCCCCCTTTGAAGAAAGGGGAAGGCATCAGCGGCAGGGTGTGGGACAGCGGCGAATCCATGCTCTTCACGTCTAAGAAAGAATGGCAGGATATTGCCCAGGGCTACATGCCAGAAAACGTGGAAAGCGTCCTGTGCGTCCCCATCGTGAGGAATCAGAAAGTTAGGGGGATCCTGCTTCTTGCGACGTCGAAGAAAAAGGCATATGAAAAAATGCAGCTCATGATTGTGGATATTCTCTGCTCTTATTTCGGCGTGGCCATGGAAAATGCGCGTCATCATGAAATGACCAAGCATAATAGCGAACGATGTGCCCTCACAGACCTTTACAATTATCGGTACTTCGAAGATCTTCTCGCACTGGAATTCAATTATCTGGAGAGCGGCCAGCGCCGGTGCCTGTCCCTTATCATGCTTGACCTGGATCATTTCAAGACCATCAATGATACGTATGGACATCAGGGAGGGAATGAAATTCTGAAGGGACTTTCGAACCATCTCGTGGAATTGATCGGCGTCGCCGGGACCGTCGCCCGTTACGGCGGTGAAGAGTTCGTGATCCTTCTGCCTGATGTCGAAAATCAGGAGGCGTTCCAGATAGCGGAAAAAGTCCGTCGGCACATTGCAGATACTCCATTCCTTCTTCATGATTCCCTCAATGGTCAGGACAGGCGGAAGATGGTAAGGATCACGGCTAGCATCGGGGTTGCGACGGCACCGGTAGATGCAGATGATCCACTGGCACTGATCAGGCACGCAGACCGGGCGCTCTATACAGGTGCAAAGCAACTTGGACGGAACCGGGTTGCTCAATATGTGAAGTGA